Proteins encoded in a region of the Vicia villosa cultivar HV-30 ecotype Madison, WI linkage group LG5, Vvil1.0, whole genome shotgun sequence genome:
- the LOC131605662 gene encoding uncharacterized protein LOC131605662, translated as MVMAWLTNSIDKEISESVLWMDSAKEIWDELHERYHQGDIFRISNLQEEIYAHKQGDQTITRYFTTLKKLWQEFDNFRPIPSCICEPVCHCSLSSTIKTYRDNDYVIRFLKGLNDCYAQVRAQIMLMDLLPSVNKVFSLLIQQERQTIQPLGKDKLLAYINKSNQKGPSSDQTSKSSAYQQSKGVKICSYCNKPGHTIEVCFKKNGLPPYLKKPHIAQVLTEDSTADKPDDTD; from the coding sequence ATGGTAATGGCATGGCTCACCAACTCAATTGATAAAGAAATCTCTGAAAGTGTGTTATGGATGGATTCGGCAAAGGAGATCTGGGATGAACTCCATGAACGCTATCATCAAGGTGATATCTTTCGTATTTCAAATCTTCAAGAAGAAATTTATGCACATAAACAAGGTGACCAAACCATTACACGGTATTTCACCACTCTAAAGAAACTATGGCAAGAATTTGACAATTTTCGCCCCATTCCCAGTTGTATCTGTGAACCTGTGTGCCACTGCTCCCTATCTTCCACCATTAAGACCTACCGCGATAACGATTACGTTATCCGTTTTCTCAAGGGGCTCAATGACTGCTACGCACAAGTTCGTGCTCAAATCATGCTCATGGATCTGCTACCTTCCGTTAACAAAGTCTTCTCCCTCCTAATTCAACAAGAACGACAAACCATTCAACCGCTAGGAAAAGACAAACTCCTTGCTTACATCAACAAATCCAATCAAAAAGGACCCTCATCTGACCAAACCTCCAAGAGTTCAGCATACCAGCAATCTAAAGGAGTCAAGATCTGCTCTTACTGCAACAAGCCAGGTCACACTATCGAAGTTTGCTTCAAAAAGAACGGTCTTCCCCCATATTTGAAGAAACCACATATTGCTCAAGTTTTGACAGAAGACTCCACAGCTGACAAACCAGATGACACGGATTAA